In Gemmatimonas sp., the sequence CCGCGTGGGCGCCACCGTGCACGAGATTCCGCTCACGCGCATCGAAACGCTCGACCTCGCGCCGCTTCACGCGGCCGTGGGTCGGCTTGCCGACTACGACTGGATTCTGCTCACCAGCGTGAACGCGGTCGAACACCTCGCGCGTGTGGTGAACGAGCGCGGTGCCGACGCCGCCATGGCGACCCGCCGCCTGGCCGTGGTCGGCACCGCCACCGCGCAGGCCTGTGACGCGCAAGGCTGGCGGGCTCCCACGGTGCAGCCGGAGAAGATGCAGGCCGAAGGGATGCTCGACCTCATGGCCGAACGCAGTGACATCGAGGGGGCGCGCATGCTGTATCCCTCTGCCGCCGGCGCCCGCGATGTGCTTCCCGAGGGGCTGCGTGCTCTGGGAGCCACGGTGGACGTGGTGCCCTGCTACCGCAGTGGTGCCGATCCTGACGGGCAGGCCACGGTGCGCCAGCTGGTCGCGGCGGGGGAGCTCGATCTGGTCACCGTTGCCGCGCCCAGTGCCGTGGACTCGCTGCTCGACGCGCTGCCGCCGGAGCACGCGAGCCGGTTGCCGGTGGCGGCCATCGGGCCGGTCACGGCGCGCGCGGCGCGGGTGGCGGGCTTTCCGGTGAAGGTGGAAAGCACGGCGGCGACGATGGAGGGGTGGGTGAAGGCGATCGTGGCGGCCTATCGCGGCGGGTCGAACTGAGAACTGAAGACCTTTACTGACTACTAGAAACTCCCCCGGAAAACGCGCGATGTCCGGGGGAGTTTCTAGTCTTTAGTCATAGTACTCAGCCCTCAGATTCCCCTCCTCTGTGCCTCAGGGCCTCTGTGCCTCTATCTTTAGGGATGACCGGTCCACTCCGCATAGGAACCCGCAGCTCCGAACTCGCCCTCTTCCAGGCGCGCCAGACCGCCTCACTGTTGGCGGCGCTTGGCGTCGAATCGGAGCTCGTGACATACACCACCATCGGTGATCGCATTCTCGACAAGCCGCTGGCGGCCATCGGCGAGAAGGGGCTGTTCACCGCTGAACTCGAGGCCGACCTGCTCGCCGGTCGTACCGATTGTGCGGTGCATTCGCTCAAGGACCTGCCCACCGCCGATCCCGAGGGATTGATTGTGGTGGCGCTGCTCGAGCGCGAGGACCCGCGCGATGCGTTCGTGACGCGCCCCGGTATCGCGGCCACCAGCCTCGCCGAGTTGCCGGAAGGCGCCAAGG encodes:
- a CDS encoding uroporphyrinogen-III synthase translates to MQGAGGRAQAPLGELLRGVRIAVTRAGERGGPLAAALRRVGATVHEIPLTRIETLDLAPLHAAVGRLADYDWILLTSVNAVEHLARVVNERGADAAMATRRLAVVGTATAQACDAQGWRAPTVQPEKMQAEGMLDLMAERSDIEGARMLYPSAAGARDVLPEGLRALGATVDVVPCYRSGADPDGQATVRQLVAAGELDLVTVAAPSAVDSLLDALPPEHASRLPVAAIGPVTARAARVAGFPVKVESTAATMEGWVKAIVAAYRGGSN